The Collimonas fungivorans Ter331 genome has a segment encoding these proteins:
- a CDS encoding O-antigen ligase family protein — protein sequence MRYTKFLITAIVAAFYILALVVDRAAGVLYALLLLISLILLVGRKYPADNSFAQLVKDYWPLGLAMCAPLIAVFANQAASGNFLGRTYDPPFRLAMFVLVFWIVSFLPIRYMKHVQWAIVIGAFLSAIKIYILTDGGASRYGTDFIPIIIFAEMALLLGLFSVFSIAWNKPGNKLAIFIKFAALCAGLYVAYLSQSRGVWLTIPVFIILAFLITKNIPTSYKLSVIVFFVILIGGVSHYGQIVKERVSVAESDMTQYSGGENVDTSLGIRLQLWRGSWVLFTEHPVFGVGVEGFPKALEGLAERNIITPVAATYPHSHNEVLFMMSRLGLFGLFALLALYFVPAYYFLRDIQNRDHEIRYTAGMGVALCLGFVVLGLVDVVFLWWEIYPYYVLSIAFFLTYIMKSKKLLKEDPPLHS from the coding sequence TTGCGTTATACGAAATTTTTGATTACTGCCATAGTTGCAGCCTTTTATATATTGGCATTGGTTGTGGATCGTGCTGCCGGAGTGCTCTATGCTTTATTGTTGCTAATTAGCTTGATTTTACTTGTTGGCAGGAAATATCCAGCTGACAATTCATTCGCGCAGCTGGTGAAAGACTACTGGCCGCTTGGCCTGGCAATGTGCGCTCCTTTAATAGCCGTATTTGCGAATCAGGCTGCATCTGGCAATTTTCTCGGTAGGACATACGATCCGCCATTTCGGCTTGCGATGTTTGTCTTGGTTTTTTGGATCGTCTCGTTCTTGCCGATCAGATATATGAAGCATGTGCAATGGGCGATTGTCATAGGTGCATTTCTGTCGGCTATCAAAATCTATATTCTTACGGATGGCGGAGCTTCGCGCTATGGAACGGATTTTATTCCCATTATAATTTTTGCGGAAATGGCCTTGCTGTTGGGACTATTTTCGGTATTTTCGATCGCATGGAATAAGCCGGGAAATAAGCTAGCCATATTTATCAAGTTTGCGGCGCTATGCGCTGGTTTGTATGTAGCGTACTTGTCGCAATCTCGGGGTGTCTGGCTGACGATACCAGTTTTCATTATTCTTGCTTTTTTAATAACTAAAAATATACCTACCAGCTACAAGCTGTCCGTAATCGTTTTTTTTGTAATATTAATTGGAGGCGTCTCCCATTATGGCCAGATTGTAAAGGAGCGGGTATCTGTTGCTGAAAGCGACATGACTCAATATTCCGGAGGCGAAAATGTCGATACTTCTCTCGGAATCCGCCTTCAATTATGGCGAGGATCATGGGTGTTGTTCACTGAACATCCAGTTTTCGGGGTCGGTGTAGAAGGTTTTCCGAAGGCACTAGAGGGGTTGGCAGAGAGAAATATTATTACTCCGGTTGCGGCAACTTATCCACATTCACATAACGAAGTATTATTCATGATGTCCAGGCTGGGCCTGTTTGGCCTGTTTGCATTGTTGGCATTGTATTTCGTTCCGGCATATTATTTTTTACGTGATATACAAAATAGAGACCATGAGATTCGATATACAGCTGGAATGGGAGTAGCGCTCTGCCTTGGTTTTGTCGTCCTGGGGTTAGTGGACGTTGTATTTTTATGGTGGGAAATTTATCCGTATTATGTTCTAAGCATTGCGTTTTTCCTTACATATATCATGAAGAGCAAAAAGCTCCTGAAAGAGGACCCGCCACTTCATTCTTGA
- the waaA gene encoding lipid IV(A) 3-deoxy-D-manno-octulosonic acid transferase, with amino-acid sequence MKAAPGFDAGRAWRIRLLYSAVWWLAMPLVLLRLWRRGSKEPGYRQHVAERIGFYPPIAPSLASRRFLWVHAVSVGETRAAEPLIAAMLEAYPEHAILLTHMTATGRATGQALFGKSPRVLQCFLPYDTGWMAGRFLRHFSPLLCVLMETEVWPNLIAQCGHYKVPVALVNARLSERSLRRGKRFSTLMTEAAGGMSCVGAQTEADAGRLRQLGGDNVQVTGNLKFDVTPAPALLAIGAVMRGQIGSRPVLLCASTRDGEEELILEALSKRSQDTAYADLLTIIVPRHPQRFDEVAEMAAAKGLLPLRRSALGDQVVPQNVKVLLGDSMGEMFAYYMACDVAFIGGSLLPMGGQNLIEAFAVGKPVLIGPHTFNFSDITEQAIAAGAAQRVNDVGMMLDTAQHLLRTDQQRQEMGKQALHFAQQHRGASARTMAMLAPFI; translated from the coding sequence ATGAAGGCTGCACCCGGTTTTGATGCAGGACGAGCCTGGCGTATCCGCTTGCTGTATTCAGCAGTCTGGTGGCTGGCGATGCCATTGGTTTTGCTGCGTTTGTGGCGTCGGGGCAGCAAGGAACCGGGCTATCGCCAGCATGTGGCGGAGCGCATTGGCTTTTATCCGCCGATAGCCCCGTCGCTGGCGTCGCGCAGATTCCTTTGGGTGCATGCGGTTTCGGTGGGCGAGACGCGCGCTGCGGAGCCCTTGATCGCGGCCATGCTCGAGGCTTATCCGGAACATGCGATTTTGCTGACGCACATGACTGCGACCGGCCGCGCTACCGGGCAAGCTTTGTTTGGCAAGTCGCCGCGCGTGCTGCAGTGTTTTCTACCCTACGATACCGGCTGGATGGCCGGCCGCTTCCTGCGACATTTTTCGCCCCTCTTGTGTGTGCTGATGGAAACCGAAGTGTGGCCGAACCTGATTGCCCAGTGCGGGCATTATAAGGTGCCGGTGGCGCTGGTCAATGCCCGCTTGTCGGAGCGTTCCCTGCGTCGCGGCAAACGCTTTTCCACCTTGATGACCGAAGCGGCCGGCGGCATGTCTTGTGTCGGTGCGCAGACCGAAGCGGACGCCGGACGCTTGCGGCAGCTCGGCGGTGACAACGTGCAGGTGACCGGTAATCTTAAATTCGACGTTACGCCGGCGCCGGCCTTGCTGGCTATCGGCGCGGTAATGCGGGGCCAGATCGGCAGCCGTCCGGTGCTGCTGTGCGCCAGCACTCGCGATGGCGAAGAAGAACTGATTCTTGAGGCCTTGTCCAAGCGAAGCCAGGACACTGCCTATGCCGATCTTCTGACAATTATCGTGCCGCGCCATCCGCAACGTTTCGATGAAGTGGCCGAGATGGCGGCAGCAAAAGGATTGCTGCCATTGCGTCGCTCTGCCTTGGGCGATCAGGTTGTGCCGCAGAACGTGAAGGTGCTGCTCGGCGATTCGATGGGGGAAATGTTCGCCTACTACATGGCTTGCGATGTGGCGTTTATCGGCGGCAGTCTGCTGCCGATGGGCGGCCAAAACCTGATCGAGGCGTTTGCGGTCGGCAAACCGGTATTGATTGGTCCTCATACTTTCAATTTTTCAGATATCACCGAGCAAGCCATTGCCGCCGGCGCAGCGCAGCGCGTGAATGATGTCGGCATGATGCTGGATACGGCCCAGCACTTGTTGCGGACCGATCAGCAACGCCAGGAAATGGGTAAGCAAGCGCTCCATTTTGCGCAACAGCACCGCGGCGCCAGTGCGCGCACCATGGCCATGTTGGCACCCTTTATTTGA
- a CDS encoding efflux transporter outer membrane subunit → MFNLLPKQLTGALLLAGVLSGCTMAPTYVRPEAPVAGSYPAAADGQAQLDAAALGWRQFFPDQRLQALIASALENNRDLRTAALNIEQARAQYDITAADALPNFDGNFSRTRGRTATYQLVPGQNAVNNVYQVGLNMTSFELDFFGRVRSLKDAALASYLATEEARQSAQISLISQVAQAYLTEQSYAEQERLARQTLDSRLDDYKLDKMRFEVGASSELDLRNSETLVQSARVSLTTLVRQRGQATNALVLLVGKPLGDLPAPQSLSDEQIVTDIPAGLPSDLLNRRPDIREAEQQLRSANANIGAARAAFFPTISLTAGIGNASTSLGSLFSAGSRTWSFVPQLTLPIFEGGRNRANLSLSEIRKNLAIASYEKTIQSAFREVADALVARGTLEEQLAAQDAFLKAQEQRVKLTELRYKNGIASSTDRLNAQRDLFSAQQSLIQTRQLRLNNAIDLYRSLGGGLNENTAVAAK, encoded by the coding sequence ATGTTTAATTTATTACCCAAGCAACTGACCGGCGCCCTGCTGCTGGCCGGCGTCCTCTCGGGTTGCACCATGGCGCCGACCTACGTGCGGCCGGAAGCGCCGGTCGCCGGCAGCTATCCAGCCGCCGCCGACGGCCAGGCGCAGCTGGATGCGGCGGCGCTCGGCTGGCGCCAGTTTTTCCCGGACCAGCGGCTGCAAGCGCTGATCGCCTCTGCGCTTGAAAACAACCGCGATCTGCGCACCGCCGCCTTGAACATAGAACAGGCGCGCGCGCAGTACGACATCACGGCGGCCGATGCCTTGCCCAACTTCGACGGCAATTTCAGCCGCACTCGCGGCCGTACAGCCACGTACCAGCTAGTGCCAGGCCAGAACGCGGTGAACAATGTTTACCAGGTCGGTTTGAACATGACCTCGTTCGAGCTGGATTTCTTCGGCCGCGTGCGCAGCTTGAAAGATGCCGCACTGGCGAGCTACCTGGCGACCGAAGAGGCGCGGCAATCGGCGCAGATCAGTCTGATCTCGCAAGTGGCCCAGGCTTACCTGACCGAACAGTCGTATGCCGAGCAGGAAAGACTGGCGCGGCAAACCCTGGACAGCCGCCTGGACGACTACAAGCTGGACAAGATGCGCTTTGAAGTCGGCGCATCGTCGGAACTCGACCTGCGCAATTCGGAAACGCTGGTGCAATCGGCCCGCGTCTCGCTGACGACGCTGGTGCGCCAGCGCGGCCAGGCCACCAATGCCTTGGTGCTGCTGGTCGGCAAGCCGTTAGGCGACCTGCCGGCGCCGCAATCGCTGTCGGATGAACAGATCGTTACCGACATCCCGGCCGGCCTGCCTTCCGACCTGCTGAACCGCCGTCCCGATATCCGTGAAGCGGAGCAGCAGCTGCGTTCCGCCAACGCCAATATCGGCGCAGCGCGCGCGGCCTTCTTCCCTACTATCTCACTGACGGCGGGAATCGGCAATGCGAGCACGTCGCTGGGCAGCTTGTTCTCGGCAGGCAGCCGTACCTGGTCGTTTGTACCACAGCTGACGCTGCCGATCTTTGAAGGCGGCCGCAACCGCGCCAACCTGTCGCTGAGCGAAATCCGCAAGAACCTGGCGATTGCCAGCTACGAGAAAACCATTCAGAGCGCATTCAGGGAAGTTGCCGATGCACTGGTGGCGCGTGGCACACTGGAGGAACAACTGGCAGCACAGGACGCCTTCCTCAAGGCGCAGGAACAACGGGTGAAACTGACCGAACTGCGCTACAAGAACGGCATCGCCAGTTCGACCGACCGCCTGAATGCCCAGCGCGACCTGTTCTCGGCGCAGCAATCCTTGATCCAGACACGGCAGCTGCGTCTGAACAATGCGATTGACTTGTACCGTTCCCTCGGTGGCGGCTTGAATGAAAATACTGCTGTGGCGGCGAAATAG
- a CDS encoding YdcF family protein: MIVTKVLSTLLLLPTNLILTCITGLLLRRAYPRTGMAISMSSLLLLAILSTKAGALLLVMPMEQRSPPLAVSEVDGAQAIVILGGGRQANAPEYGGDDSPNYWTLARLRYGAKLQRQTGLPILVSGGTPDGSRISEAAIMENSLRDDFATPVRWLEGASDDTKQNASFSAEILRQARIRKIILVTDAVHMHRARLLFAQAGLTVISAPTVFFSRERLTLLSFLPSGEGLRRSEYALHEWVGLFW; the protein is encoded by the coding sequence GTGATCGTCACCAAAGTACTGAGCACGCTGCTGCTTCTACCAACTAACCTGATCCTGACGTGTATTACCGGTTTGCTGCTGCGACGGGCTTATCCACGCACCGGCATGGCCATCAGCATGTCGTCGTTGCTGTTGCTGGCAATACTTAGCACCAAGGCGGGAGCCTTGCTGTTGGTGATGCCGATGGAGCAGCGTTCGCCGCCGCTGGCAGTAAGCGAGGTGGACGGCGCGCAGGCGATTGTCATATTGGGTGGCGGGCGGCAGGCAAACGCGCCGGAATATGGCGGCGACGACAGTCCGAATTACTGGACCCTGGCACGCTTGCGTTACGGCGCCAAACTGCAGCGCCAGACCGGGCTGCCGATATTGGTCTCAGGCGGCACGCCCGACGGCTCGAGGATATCGGAAGCGGCCATAATGGAAAACAGCTTGCGGGACGATTTTGCGACACCCGTAAGGTGGCTGGAAGGGGCATCCGACGATACCAAACAAAATGCGAGCTTCTCCGCTGAAATTTTAAGGCAGGCGCGGATACGAAAAATCATTCTGGTGACAGATGCAGTGCATATGCATCGCGCTCGACTGCTGTTCGCTCAGGCCGGGCTGACGGTGATCTCTGCTCCAACCGTGTTTTTTAGCCGGGAGCGGCTCACCTTGCTGAGTTTCCTGCCGTCTGGCGAGGGTTTGCGCCGTAGCGAATATGCGTTGCACGAATGGGTGGGTTTATTCTGGTAG
- a CDS encoding efflux RND transporter permease subunit, with translation MGKFFIDRPVFAWVLAIFILLGGALAITQLPVAQYPSIAPPTIVVNATYPGATAQTLDDSVTSLIEQEMNGADGLQYIESQSQANGTVAITVTFSPETNADLAAVDVQNRLKRVEARLPAAVTQQGVQVTKSRSNFLMFIGLSSSDGKLDPIALGDYLSRNVLNEIKRVPGVGQAQLFGTERAMRIWIDPAKLVGLNLTPADVTAAITAQNALVAGGTIGDLPSPGTQQISATVVVTGQLNTVEQFGNIQLRANADGSMVRLRDVARIEIGGQSYATAGRLDGKPTSFVGVQLSPTANALGTATAVHAKMAELSKYFPAGVTYTIPYDTSKFVKISIEEVVKTLVEAIILVFLVMYLFLQNIRYTLIPTLVVPVALMGTFATLLLFGFSINVLTMFGMVLAIGILIDDAIVVVENVERIMSEEGLSPRDATRKAMGQITGALIGITLVLIAVFIPMAFFSGAVGAIYRQFSLSMVASMVFSVLMAFTLTPALCATILKPVEAGHHHEKKGFFGWFNRKFNATTTGYQGVIAKMLTKTGRYLLIYGAILIGVGLLYARLPASFLPAEDQGYIITNVQLPSGASSNRTLEVIKTIEDYYSKLPGVAHVVAITGFSFSGNGQNAGLVFTPLKDWSERGPDQSADAIAGKAFGVFSQIKDAIVYPLNPPPIPELGNATGFTFRLQDRSGQGHAALNAARNQMLGMASQSKILAGVRPEGLEDAPQLQLDIDRDKANALGVSFNAINSVLSTALGSSYVNDFPNQGRQQRVIVQADAPQRLQPEDLARLYVKNTQGTMVPFSSFTSSHWTNGPVQLTRYNGYPAMKISGGASPGHSTGEAMDEMEALTAKLPPGFGFEWTGQSLEEKTSGSQAPMLYALSLLAVFLVLAALYESTSIPLAVMLVVPLGILGALLGVTLRGMPNDVYFKVGMITVVGLSAKNAILIIEFAKDLQAEGKGLIEATLEAVHLRFRPILMTSFAFILGVLPLAIKTGAGSGSQRAIGTGVMGGMITATALAVFLVPVFFVVVRKLFKGSERQRKLHAANKKIDVENQHV, from the coding sequence ATGGGCAAGTTTTTCATCGACCGCCCCGTATTTGCGTGGGTGCTCGCCATCTTCATCCTGCTCGGGGGTGCTTTGGCGATCACGCAATTACCGGTGGCGCAGTATCCTTCGATTGCACCGCCGACTATTGTAGTTAACGCTACCTATCCTGGCGCAACAGCACAGACTCTCGACGATAGCGTTACCAGCCTGATTGAACAGGAAATGAATGGCGCCGACGGTTTGCAATATATCGAGTCGCAAAGCCAGGCTAATGGTACGGTAGCGATCACCGTGACGTTTTCGCCTGAAACCAATGCAGACCTGGCCGCAGTGGACGTACAAAACCGCTTGAAGCGGGTGGAAGCTCGCCTGCCGGCGGCAGTCACGCAACAGGGCGTACAAGTCACCAAATCGCGCAGTAACTTCCTGATGTTTATCGGTCTATCTTCGAGTGACGGCAAGCTCGACCCGATTGCGCTCGGCGATTACCTGTCGCGCAACGTGCTGAACGAAATCAAGCGCGTGCCAGGCGTTGGCCAAGCCCAGTTGTTCGGTACTGAACGCGCCATGCGGATTTGGATTGATCCAGCCAAACTGGTTGGGCTCAACCTGACGCCAGCCGACGTAACGGCTGCAATCACTGCGCAAAATGCTTTGGTCGCAGGCGGCACCATCGGTGATTTGCCTAGCCCGGGCACTCAGCAGATCTCCGCCACCGTGGTTGTCACCGGCCAGCTGAATACGGTTGAACAGTTCGGCAATATCCAGTTGCGCGCCAATGCGGATGGATCGATGGTACGTTTGCGCGACGTTGCGCGTATTGAAATCGGTGGCCAGTCTTATGCGACCGCCGGCCGCCTGGACGGCAAGCCGACTTCCTTCGTCGGCGTGCAATTGTCGCCAACCGCCAATGCGCTGGGCACCGCCACTGCGGTCCATGCCAAGATGGCGGAGCTGTCGAAGTATTTCCCAGCCGGCGTCACATACACTATTCCTTACGACACCTCGAAATTCGTCAAGATTTCGATTGAAGAAGTGGTCAAGACCTTGGTAGAGGCGATCATCCTGGTGTTCCTGGTGATGTATCTGTTCCTGCAAAACATCCGCTACACCTTGATTCCGACATTGGTCGTACCGGTCGCGCTGATGGGTACTTTTGCCACCTTGCTGCTGTTTGGTTTTTCGATCAACGTGCTGACCATGTTCGGCATGGTGCTGGCGATCGGGATCCTGATCGACGATGCGATCGTGGTGGTGGAAAACGTCGAACGCATCATGAGCGAAGAAGGTTTGTCGCCGCGCGACGCAACCCGCAAGGCGATGGGCCAGATTACCGGCGCACTGATCGGTATCACCCTGGTGCTGATCGCGGTGTTCATCCCAATGGCGTTCTTCAGCGGCGCGGTTGGCGCCATCTATCGCCAATTCTCGCTGTCGATGGTGGCTTCGATGGTGTTCTCGGTATTGATGGCATTTACGCTCACGCCGGCGTTGTGCGCCACCATCCTGAAACCGGTGGAAGCAGGACATCACCATGAGAAGAAGGGCTTCTTCGGCTGGTTCAACCGCAAATTCAACGCGACCACCACCGGCTATCAGGGTGTGATCGCTAAGATGCTGACCAAGACTGGCCGTTACCTGCTGATATATGGCGCAATCCTGATCGGCGTCGGCTTGTTGTACGCACGCTTGCCGGCGTCGTTCCTGCCGGCCGAAGATCAAGGTTACATCATCACCAACGTGCAATTGCCTTCCGGCGCCAGCAGCAATCGCACATTGGAAGTCATCAAGACGATTGAAGACTACTATTCGAAATTGCCTGGTGTCGCCCATGTGGTTGCTATTACCGGCTTCAGTTTCTCGGGCAACGGTCAGAATGCCGGTCTGGTATTCACGCCGCTCAAGGACTGGAGTGAACGTGGTCCGGATCAGTCCGCCGACGCGATCGCAGGCAAGGCATTTGGCGTGTTCTCGCAAATCAAGGACGCCATTGTCTACCCGTTGAATCCGCCACCGATTCCGGAACTGGGCAACGCCACCGGCTTTACCTTCCGTCTGCAGGACCGCTCTGGACAGGGACATGCAGCACTGAATGCAGCGCGCAACCAAATGCTGGGCATGGCATCGCAAAGCAAAATCCTGGCTGGAGTTCGTCCTGAAGGTCTGGAAGATGCGCCACAGCTGCAACTCGATATTGACCGCGACAAGGCCAATGCCTTGGGCGTATCGTTCAACGCCATCAACAGCGTGCTGTCGACAGCACTTGGCTCTTCCTATGTAAATGACTTCCCCAACCAGGGCCGTCAACAACGTGTAATCGTGCAAGCCGATGCGCCTCAACGGCTGCAACCGGAAGACCTGGCCAGGCTGTATGTCAAGAACACCCAAGGAACCATGGTGCCGTTCTCGTCATTCACCAGCTCGCACTGGACTAACGGTCCGGTACAACTGACGCGCTATAACGGCTATCCGGCGATGAAAATCTCCGGTGGTGCATCACCTGGCCACAGCACTGGCGAAGCGATGGATGAGATGGAAGCATTGACTGCGAAACTCCCTCCCGGCTTCGGCTTTGAATGGACTGGCCAGTCGCTGGAAGAAAAGACCTCAGGCTCGCAAGCGCCAATGCTTTATGCATTGTCGCTGCTGGCGGTGTTCCTGGTGTTGGCAGCATTGTACGAAAGTACTTCCATCCCGCTGGCAGTGATGTTGGTGGTGCCGTTGGGGATTCTCGGCGCATTGCTGGGCGTAACATTGCGCGGCATGCCTAACGACGTCTACTTCAAGGTCGGGATGATTACCGTGGTTGGCTTGTCGGCGAAGAACGCGATTCTGATTATCGAGTTCGCCAAAGACCTGCAGGCTGAGGGCAAGGGCTTGATCGAAGCGACGCTGGAAGCGGTGCACTTGCGGTTCCGTCCGATCCTGATGACTTCATTCGCGTTCATCCTGGGTGTGCTGCCGCTGGCAATCAAGACTGGCGCCGGTTCTGGCAGCCAACGCGCAATCGGTACCGGCGTCATGGGCGGCATGATCACCGCGACAGCCTTGGCGGTATTCCTGGTACCGGTGTTCTTCGTGGTGGTGCGCAAGCTGTTCAAGGGCAGTGAGCGCCAACGCAAGCTGCATGCGGCCAACAAGAAAATAGATGTGGAGAATCAGCATGTTTAA
- the galE gene encoding UDP-glucose 4-epimerase GalE yields MKKTIVLTGATGYIGSHTWCALIEAGYNVIGLDNFCNSSVEVIGRISAITQEKLIFIEGDVRDKSLLDSIFLKNKIDAVIHFAALKAVGESVEKPLTYYDANLNGLLNLCMAMAQHSVKTLVFSSSATVYGDPESVPIKEDSALRTTSPYGQTKLMSEQILRDLEYSDRDWKIGYLRYFNPVGAHESGLIGENPRGVPNNLMPYVAQVAVGKLDKLRIYGGDYPTPDGTGIRDYIHVMDLAEGHVSALSHLLDEGPDNASFTINLGAGRGISVLEVIHAYEKACGRPIPYEIVARRLGDVAAYYADPALAAEILDWRATRGLDIICRDSWRWQNMNPNGI; encoded by the coding sequence ATGAAGAAAACCATTGTCCTGACCGGAGCCACCGGATATATCGGCTCCCATACCTGGTGCGCTTTGATAGAAGCAGGATACAACGTTATTGGCCTGGATAATTTCTGCAACAGCAGCGTCGAAGTGATCGGGCGGATTTCTGCAATTACGCAGGAAAAATTGATTTTTATCGAAGGTGACGTACGCGATAAATCCCTGCTTGACTCCATATTCCTGAAGAACAAAATAGATGCTGTCATTCATTTTGCTGCATTGAAAGCAGTAGGGGAATCAGTAGAAAAGCCTTTGACCTATTACGATGCCAATTTGAACGGTTTGTTGAACTTGTGCATGGCCATGGCACAACATAGCGTAAAAACCCTGGTATTCAGCTCGTCAGCAACGGTTTATGGCGACCCCGAATCAGTTCCAATTAAAGAGGATTCTGCTCTGCGCACCACCAGTCCATACGGTCAAACAAAATTGATGAGCGAGCAAATCTTGCGTGATCTCGAATATTCAGACCGTGACTGGAAAATAGGCTATTTGCGCTACTTCAACCCGGTTGGCGCACATGAGAGTGGATTAATCGGGGAAAATCCGCGAGGGGTGCCCAATAATCTGATGCCTTATGTGGCGCAAGTTGCCGTCGGCAAACTGGACAAATTACGCATATACGGCGGTGACTACCCTACCCCGGACGGGACCGGCATACGAGACTACATACATGTAATGGATTTGGCAGAAGGCCACGTGTCAGCATTGTCGCATTTGCTCGATGAGGGCCCCGATAATGCATCGTTCACAATCAATCTTGGCGCTGGACGCGGCATCAGCGTTCTTGAGGTGATTCACGCTTATGAGAAAGCATGCGGGCGCCCGATTCCCTATGAAATTGTGGCAAGGCGCCTAGGTGACGTTGCCGCCTACTACGCAGATCCTGCCCTTGCAGCTGAAATCCTTGATTGGCGAGCCACCCGAGGACTCGATATCATTTGCCGCGATTCATGGCGCTGGCAAAATATGAATCCCAACGGCATATAA
- a CDS encoding glycosyltransferase family 8 protein — protein sequence MGAISSCNSASDNVLNPSAVHVAFGVDTNYFRGMGVNIVSIVRNNPDMVFIFHVFAFSITDDSRHRLEQLESNCGTSIVIHILNPDMLSEFSQFPCFSQHPLGTFVRILIPNLLHGIADKVLYLDADILCMGKIQELLSVDMGNCIAAVVHDELETTVKTQVSALNLQHHEYFNAGVMYIDVNNWIANDTQNKALIILSTQELRFADQDALNAVLNGHTKYIEDKWNYRYHLVDFLSNGSTQLDIPEPFVFIHFTGPVKPWHAWCLHEAKSIFFDYQSMSSWADMPLDKPKNARELKLFSKFLIKQNRITEGVGWHIKYLWVRFIHGIKKYTKS from the coding sequence TTGGGCGCAATATCATCTTGTAACTCTGCTTCAGATAATGTTCTCAACCCCAGCGCGGTGCACGTGGCTTTTGGTGTTGATACGAATTATTTTCGCGGCATGGGCGTCAATATAGTCTCTATTGTAAGAAATAATCCTGACATGGTGTTTATTTTTCATGTCTTTGCATTTTCAATCACAGATGATAGTCGCCATCGTTTAGAGCAGCTGGAAAGCAACTGCGGTACTTCCATAGTAATTCATATCCTGAACCCGGATATGTTGTCTGAGTTTTCTCAATTCCCTTGTTTTTCACAACATCCACTTGGTACTTTTGTTCGGATATTAATTCCTAATTTATTGCATGGAATAGCTGACAAAGTCTTGTATCTTGATGCCGATATCTTGTGCATGGGGAAAATCCAGGAATTATTGTCTGTCGACATGGGTAATTGTATCGCTGCGGTTGTTCATGATGAACTTGAAACTACGGTAAAAACCCAGGTCTCCGCATTAAATCTGCAGCATCATGAATATTTCAATGCCGGTGTGATGTACATCGATGTGAATAATTGGATAGCAAACGATACTCAAAATAAGGCACTCATTATTCTTTCAACGCAAGAATTGAGGTTTGCAGATCAAGATGCATTAAATGCCGTGCTCAATGGGCATACAAAATACATTGAAGATAAATGGAATTATCGTTACCACCTGGTGGATTTCCTCAGCAATGGTAGTACACAGCTAGATATTCCGGAGCCGTTCGTATTTATTCACTTTACAGGACCGGTAAAGCCTTGGCACGCATGGTGCCTGCATGAGGCAAAATCTATATTTTTTGACTATCAATCCATGTCATCTTGGGCTGACATGCCATTAGATAAGCCGAAAAATGCCAGAGAATTGAAATTGTTCTCAAAGTTCCTGATTAAACAGAATCGGATCACTGAAGGAGTCGGATGGCATATAAAATATTTATGGGTGAGATTTATTCACGGTATAAAAAAATATACCAAGTCATAA